Proteins from a single region of Methanomassiliicoccus luminyensis B10:
- a CDS encoding glycosyltransferase family 2 protein, protein MYKGKKIGIAVPAHNEEGFILKTLSGIPDYVDRIYVCNDASIDKTQDKVLEHMKNDDRIFLINHQKNTGVGGAIVDCHKKALEEGMSIVVVMAGDDQMDPAYLPSLLDPLIDGKAEYTKGNRLYSKEAASGMSKWRMTGNKILTIMTKFVTGNWNVDDPQNGYTAITADALRKLPLDDMYKGYLFENDMLVKLNAYHQRIVDVPIPARYGSEKSGIRYYSFITKGLVFMMTSFLWRMNIKYLSRAHRPSRILAHIMMLAGFLWLAGLILWNYVSNYSIFDGIVAPLTIMLFGIALYSLMTFLKTLGSYGGKRTA, encoded by the coding sequence ATGTATAAGGGAAAGAAAATCGGCATAGCAGTTCCTGCCCACAACGAAGAAGGGTTTATTCTTAAAACGCTCTCGGGAATTCCAGATTATGTGGATCGGATTTACGTTTGCAACGACGCCTCCATTGACAAGACCCAGGACAAAGTCCTGGAGCATATGAAGAACGATGATCGAATATTTCTGATAAATCATCAGAAGAACACGGGAGTGGGGGGAGCCATAGTCGATTGCCACAAAAAGGCCCTTGAGGAGGGGATGTCGATTGTCGTAGTAATGGCCGGTGATGACCAGATGGACCCCGCATACCTGCCAAGCCTCCTGGATCCCCTAATTGATGGAAAGGCGGAGTATACCAAGGGCAACCGACTCTACTCGAAGGAAGCTGCGTCAGGAATGAGCAAATGGCGGATGACGGGCAATAAGATCTTGACGATAATGACCAAGTTCGTTACAGGCAATTGGAACGTTGATGATCCGCAGAATGGCTATACGGCCATCACTGCCGATGCCCTTCGAAAACTACCTTTAGATGATATGTACAAAGGTTACCTCTTCGAGAACGACATGCTGGTAAAGTTGAACGCATATCATCAGAGGATCGTGGACGTCCCCATACCCGCTCGATATGGTAGTGAGAAATCCGGAATTAGGTACTATTCGTTCATTACTAAGGGACTTGTTTTCATGATGACCAGCTTTTTATGGAGAATGAATATTAAATATCTATCCCGAGCGCATAGACCTTCAAGGATCTTGGCACATATCATGATGCTGGCTGGCTTCTTGTGGCTCGCTGGGCTGATCCTGTGGAACTACGTTAGTAATTATTCTATTTTCGATGGAATTGTAGCCCCCCTCACCATCATGCTCTTCGGCATCGCATTATATTCCCTGATGACTTTCTTAAAGACCTTGGGGAGCTACGGGGGGAAAAGAACAGCATGA
- the wecB gene encoding non-hydrolyzing UDP-N-acetylglucosamine 2-epimerase: MKIASIVGARPQFIKCAPLSKELRRHHEEIIIHTGQHYDYEMSKVFFDELNIPEPDYNLSIGSGSQGHQTGAMLAAIEDVLVKEEPQMIVVFGDTNSTIAGALAASKLGIPISHVEAGLRSYDRTMPEEINRVLTDHISNLLFAPTESAVANLEEEGIHRGVHQVGDIMVDSLNSVMEVARSRSTVLQMPGIEKHAYFVLTIHRAGNTNDPAKLGKVLNAIRRSGVPTIFPVHPRTKKLLNNINLKMPANLIPIEPLGYIDMIALISNARGVLTDSGGMQKESFILGTRCATLRENTEWQETFVEGRNRLVGLDEEKIVEALAEPPIVSVPESCPFGMMGVSVMITRAIEDYALDLAGGNGIFHPV, from the coding sequence ATGAAAATCGCATCTATCGTAGGCGCCAGGCCTCAGTTCATCAAGTGCGCCCCTCTCTCGAAGGAGCTGAGGCGCCACCACGAAGAGATCATCATCCATACTGGTCAGCACTATGATTATGAGATGTCCAAGGTCTTCTTCGACGAGCTGAACATTCCGGAGCCGGACTACAATCTGAGCATCGGTTCCGGCAGCCAGGGACATCAGACCGGCGCCATGCTCGCTGCCATCGAGGACGTCCTGGTCAAAGAGGAGCCGCAGATGATCGTGGTGTTCGGCGACACCAACTCTACGATCGCTGGTGCGCTGGCAGCGTCGAAGCTAGGCATTCCCATCTCGCATGTAGAGGCGGGCCTGCGCTCTTACGACCGCACCATGCCCGAGGAGATCAATCGAGTGCTCACGGACCATATTTCAAACCTGTTGTTCGCGCCGACGGAAAGTGCCGTAGCCAATCTGGAGGAGGAGGGCATTCACAGGGGCGTTCATCAGGTGGGCGACATCATGGTCGATTCCCTGAACTCGGTGATGGAGGTTGCACGATCCAGATCTACCGTACTGCAAATGCCCGGGATCGAGAAGCATGCGTACTTCGTTCTTACCATACATAGGGCGGGAAATACCAACGACCCAGCCAAGCTCGGCAAGGTCCTGAACGCCATCCGCAGATCGGGTGTGCCGACGATCTTCCCGGTACATCCAAGGACAAAGAAGCTTCTGAACAATATCAATCTGAAGATGCCTGCCAACCTGATCCCGATCGAACCGCTGGGCTATATTGATATGATCGCGCTCATCTCCAATGCCCGAGGCGTACTGACCGATTCGGGAGGCATGCAGAAGGAAAGCTTCATACTTGGCACGAGATGCGCGACCTTGCGCGAGAACACCGAATGGCAGGAAACTTTCGTCGAGGGCAGGAACCGCCTGGTCGGACTGGATGAGGAGAAGATCGTCGAAGCTTTGGCGGAACCACCAATAGTGAGCGTTCCGGAATCATGTCCATTCGGCATGATGGGAGTCTCAGTGATGATAACCCGGGCGATTGAGGACTATGCGTTGGATCTGGCAGGTGGGAATGGCATCTTCCACCCCGTATGA